The Clostridium bornimense genome includes a region encoding these proteins:
- a CDS encoding cation-translocating P-type ATPase → MTNLNNSAEIVGLTNSEAKLLQERYGKNNIVPEKKESFIRKVLEVLKEPMFLLLLVAATIYFILGEPRDGIIMLIFVVAVIGIDVVQEWKTDKTLKALRNLSAPHITVIRDGIESTINSEDLVPGDLMIISEGVKVPADGFIIKANDLCIDESSLTGESICIWKSVIANNNNYWKNNYCYAGTLVIQGRGIIKVEKIGVETEYGKIGKNVYDAKEEATPLQKQTSTLVKICAYIAAILFLLVVMITYVNLMDYSFKDRIIESILSAITLAMAMIPEEFPVILTVVLSMGAWRLAKKNSLVRKLPSVETLGAVSVLCVDKTGTITMNKMTVKDIWTIKNDIKDFSTIMGMACEVEAYDPMEQAIIEYCEKNDITKDILFSGTLIKEYSFTNKRKMMGHVWKKDGGIIVATKGSPEKIMALCDLDKELKKDISSKMKEMSLRGLRVIAVGKMVIEKEEEIPRNLEQCKLEFLGLVALQDPPRETVKEDIANCSRAGIRVVMITGDNGITASAIAKDVGIIGNDNIITGDIIDTLSDEELREKVKNTNIFSRVVPEHKMRIVKAFKENGEIVAMTGDGVNDAPALKKADIGIAMGKRGSEVAREAADLILLDDNFSTIVYTVKDGRRIYDNIKKAIGYVFAIHIPIAFSSLLAPLLGIGSKELLLLPIHVVLLELIIDPTCSIVLERQPAEDSIMEKKPRNPNEKILTSNLLIKSVIQGFVLFIAAFGIYYIYLIRNQSSVEVARSMAISIIMISNLLLVQVNNSNKEYAYKSFIKLRKDKVMWSVIIATMVAIVVILYTPISSLLKLAPLTIGNMILVLLISVSSIMWYEIVKFFKNR, encoded by the coding sequence ATGACAAATCTAAATAATTCAGCAGAAATAGTTGGTTTAACCAACAGTGAAGCGAAATTATTACAAGAGCGGTATGGTAAGAATAATATTGTTCCTGAAAAGAAAGAGAGTTTTATCAGAAAAGTTTTAGAAGTATTAAAGGAACCTATGTTTTTACTATTATTAGTAGCAGCAACAATTTATTTTATCCTTGGAGAACCAAGAGACGGGATTATAATGTTAATATTTGTTGTAGCTGTCATTGGCATCGATGTAGTTCAAGAATGGAAAACAGATAAGACACTAAAAGCCCTTAGAAATTTGTCGGCTCCTCATATTACTGTTATTAGAGATGGAATAGAGAGTACTATTAATAGTGAGGATTTGGTACCAGGTGATTTAATGATTATTTCTGAAGGGGTAAAGGTACCTGCTGATGGTTTTATTATTAAGGCGAATGATCTTTGTATAGATGAATCTTCCTTAACAGGAGAATCGATATGTATATGGAAATCAGTAATTGCAAATAACAATAATTATTGGAAGAATAATTATTGTTATGCTGGAACATTGGTTATTCAAGGAAGAGGTATTATTAAGGTAGAGAAGATTGGGGTTGAAACAGAATATGGAAAGATAGGTAAGAATGTATATGACGCTAAAGAGGAGGCAACGCCACTTCAAAAACAAACATCGACATTAGTAAAGATATGTGCATATATAGCTGCAATTCTATTTTTGCTAGTAGTAATGATTACTTATGTGAACTTAATGGACTATAGTTTCAAAGATAGAATAATTGAAAGTATATTATCAGCTATTACTTTAGCAATGGCAATGATACCAGAGGAATTTCCTGTGATATTAACAGTAGTTTTATCAATGGGAGCATGGAGATTAGCAAAGAAAAATTCTTTAGTTAGAAAGCTTCCATCAGTTGAGACATTAGGTGCTGTATCTGTGCTTTGTGTGGATAAAACTGGAACTATAACAATGAATAAGATGACTGTAAAAGATATATGGACTATTAAAAATGATATAAAAGATTTTAGTACAATTATGGGAATGGCATGTGAAGTTGAAGCTTATGATCCAATGGAGCAAGCCATAATAGAGTATTGTGAAAAAAATGATATTACAAAAGACATACTTTTTAGTGGTACTCTTATAAAAGAATATTCTTTTACTAATAAAAGAAAAATGATGGGACATGTATGGAAAAAGGATGGAGGTATAATTGTAGCCACTAAAGGGTCACCAGAAAAGATAATGGCATTATGTGATTTAGATAAAGAATTAAAGAAAGATATTAGCAGTAAAATGAAAGAAATGTCTTTGAGGGGACTAAGAGTAATAGCTGTGGGAAAAATGGTAATAGAGAAAGAAGAGGAGATACCACGTAATTTAGAGCAATGTAAATTAGAATTTTTAGGCCTTGTAGCATTACAAGATCCACCAAGAGAAACGGTAAAAGAGGACATTGCTAATTGTTCAAGAGCCGGAATAAGAGTTGTTATGATTACTGGTGATAATGGAATAACGGCTAGTGCTATTGCAAAAGATGTAGGTATCATAGGTAATGATAATATAATCACAGGAGACATCATTGATACATTGAGTGATGAAGAACTTAGAGAAAAAGTGAAAAATACAAATATATTTTCAAGAGTAGTTCCTGAGCATAAAATGAGAATTGTTAAGGCTTTTAAAGAAAATGGTGAAATTGTTGCGATGACTGGTGATGGTGTTAATGATGCACCAGCTTTGAAAAAAGCTGATATCGGTATAGCGATGGGAAAGAGAGGATCTGAAGTAGCTAGAGAAGCTGCAGACCTAATATTGCTAGATGATAATTTTTCAACTATAGTTTATACAGTAAAAGATGGTAGAAGAATTTATGATAATATTAAGAAAGCCATAGGTTATGTATTTGCTATTCATATTCCAATAGCATTTTCATCGCTTTTAGCTCCTCTTTTAGGAATTGGATCTAAAGAATTGTTGCTATTGCCTATTCATGTTGTATTATTAGAGTTAATAATAGATCCAACCTGTTCTATTGTTCTAGAAAGGCAACCAGCAGAAGATTCTATAATGGAGAAAAAACCAAGAAATCCTAATGAAAAAATTTTAACTTCAAATTTATTAATTAAAAGTGTTATACAAGGATTTGTTCTTTTTATAGCTGCTTTTGGTATATATTATATTTATTTAATAAGAAATCAAAGTTCAGTAGAAGTAGCAAGATCCATGGCGATATCTATAATAATGATTTCAAACTTACTTTTAGTACAAGTAAATAATTCAAATAAGGAGTATGCATATAAGTCATTTATTAAGCTTAGAAAAGATAAAGTGATGTGGAGTGTTATAATTGCAACAATGGTAGCAATTGTAGTAATTTTGTATACTCCTATATCATCTCTATTAAAATTAGCACCATTAACAATAGGAAATATGATATTAGTGCTGTTAATATCAGTATCTTCAATTATGTGGTATGAGATAGTTAAGTTCTTTAAAAATAGATAA
- the cls gene encoding cardiolipin synthase translates to MDIKKENTLRLIYGRTIIVVSLILIQLGVLLFTFKWLSKYQIYVYGGFTVISAILVLVIINGKSNPAYKLAWVIPVLLIPVFGGLFYLFVHIQSTARRLNNRHQSILKETAVYLKQDAEIINEIRNISVQNANLCNYISNIAGYPTYRSEDITYFPLGEDKFKELLFQLEKAEKFIFLEYFIIEESYMWDTILEILKRKVKEGVEVRVMYDGMCCLLLLPYSYPKELESFGIKAKMFSPIMPVLSTYQNNRDHRKILVIDGKVAFTGGINLGDEYINRIERFGHWKDTAIMVKGEAVRGFTMMFLQMWNITEKTPENYDKYLNESSNKSEEHNGGFITPYGDSPFDDDNVGKDVYMDIVNTAKEYVHIMTPYLILDNEMITTLIYAVKRGIDVKIILPHIPDKPMAFALAHNHYPQLLASGVKIYEYIPGFIHAKVFTSDNEKAVVGTINLDYRSLYLHFECAAYMFKCPVIKDIEEDFQSTLAKCKEMTLEDYKKFSLFHRVEGHVLKLFAPLM, encoded by the coding sequence ATGGATATAAAAAAGGAAAATACGTTGCGATTAATATATGGAAGAACAATCATAGTAGTTTCATTGATTCTTATTCAATTAGGTGTATTATTATTTACTTTTAAGTGGTTAAGTAAATATCAAATATATGTTTATGGTGGATTCACTGTAATATCAGCAATTTTAGTTTTAGTTATCATTAATGGAAAAAGTAATCCTGCCTATAAGCTAGCATGGGTAATTCCAGTATTGTTAATACCGGTGTTTGGAGGGTTATTTTATCTTTTTGTTCATATACAGTCAACTGCAAGACGTCTTAACAATAGGCATCAGAGTATTTTAAAGGAGACAGCAGTTTATTTGAAACAAGATGCAGAAATAATAAATGAAATAAGAAATATCTCTGTTCAAAATGCGAATTTATGTAATTATATTTCCAATATTGCTGGATATCCAACTTATAGAAGTGAAGATATCACTTATTTTCCATTAGGAGAAGATAAGTTTAAAGAGTTACTTTTTCAATTAGAAAAAGCAGAAAAATTTATTTTTTTAGAATACTTTATAATAGAAGAAAGTTATATGTGGGATACTATCTTAGAGATTTTAAAAAGAAAAGTAAAAGAAGGAGTAGAAGTTAGGGTAATGTATGATGGTATGTGTTGTCTTCTATTATTACCATATTCATATCCTAAAGAATTAGAATCTTTTGGCATAAAAGCAAAAATGTTTTCACCAATAATGCCTGTATTGTCCACATATCAAAATAATAGAGACCATAGAAAAATTCTTGTTATTGATGGAAAGGTGGCTTTTACTGGTGGAATAAATCTAGGTGACGAATATATAAATCGTATTGAAAGATTTGGGCACTGGAAAGATACTGCAATCATGGTAAAAGGTGAAGCGGTGAGAGGATTTACTATGATGTTTCTACAAATGTGGAATATCACCGAAAAGACGCCAGAAAATTATGATAAGTATCTAAATGAAAGTAGCAATAAATCAGAAGAGCACAATGGTGGATTTATTACTCCATATGGAGATAGTCCTTTTGATGATGATAATGTTGGAAAAGATGTATATATGGATATAGTGAATACTGCTAAGGAGTATGTTCATATTATGACACCATATTTAATTTTAGATAATGAGATGATAACAACACTTATTTATGCAGTAAAAAGAGGTATAGATGTAAAAATAATTTTACCGCATATACCGGACAAGCCTATGGCTTTTGCATTGGCGCATAATCATTATCCTCAGCTTCTAGCAAGTGGAGTAAAAATATACGAATATATTCCAGGGTTTATTCATGCGAAAGTTTTCACTTCAGATAATGAAAAAGCAGTAGTTGGTACAATAAATTTAGATTACAGAAGTTTATATCTTCATTTTGAATGTGCAGCTTATATGTTTAAGTGTCCTGTAATCAAAGATATAGAGGAAGATTTTCAAAGCACATTAGCTAAATGTAAAGAGATGACATTAGAGGACTATAAGAAATTCTCATTATTCCATAGAGTAGAAGGGCATGTATTAAAATTGTTTGCTCCTCTTATGTAA
- a CDS encoding putative ABC transporter permease produces MEGYSLNQWLLFFFIYCFIGWIWESCYVSVENKKWVNRGFLRGPMLPIYGFGAIIILVATIPVKENLILVFIFGMIAATILEYFTGVIMEKIFHVRYWDYSDEAFNFQGHICLLCSLAWGAFSILMIKVIHPPIEYIVFMVPDIIIEIMALFILVLFTIDTVQSVNDAMDLKDTLARLTEGNETVKHIKKRLEVMAAFINEDVKEIEEKFMDKISVNQGKNEIRKLSRKQIFERNLERSNKRKTEILEFMSENINKYMGKLENVADKPTQQYEKFKAELLDCLAKIKKQEKHVSKMESKAYIHSINILRRNPGAKAKKYEEAMKEVKDLEKRPDI; encoded by the coding sequence ATGGAAGGATATTCACTAAACCAGTGGTTATTATTTTTTTTCATCTATTGTTTCATAGGTTGGATTTGGGAGTCATGTTATGTTTCGGTTGAAAATAAAAAATGGGTTAATAGAGGATTTTTGAGAGGACCTATGTTGCCTATTTATGGATTCGGCGCAATTATAATATTAGTAGCTACAATACCTGTAAAAGAAAATCTTATTTTAGTATTTATATTTGGAATGATAGCAGCTACTATTTTGGAGTATTTTACTGGAGTCATAATGGAGAAGATTTTTCATGTTAGGTATTGGGATTATAGTGATGAAGCTTTTAATTTTCAAGGGCATATATGTCTTTTATGTTCTCTTGCTTGGGGTGCATTTTCAATATTAATGATAAAGGTAATTCATCCACCAATAGAATATATTGTTTTTATGGTACCTGATATAATTATTGAAATAATGGCTTTATTTATTCTTGTATTATTTACAATAGATACAGTACAATCTGTTAATGATGCTATGGATTTAAAAGATACATTAGCAAGATTAACGGAAGGAAATGAGACAGTTAAACACATTAAAAAGAGACTTGAAGTGATGGCTGCTTTTATTAATGAAGATGTAAAAGAGATAGAAGAGAAGTTTATGGATAAGATATCTGTAAATCAAGGGAAGAATGAAATTAGAAAATTAAGTAGGAAACAGATTTTTGAAAGGAATCTTGAAAGAAGTAACAAAAGAAAAACAGAGATTTTAGAATTTATGTCTGAAAATATAAATAAATATATGGGTAAGTTAGAAAATGTTGCAGATAAACCTACACAACAATATGAAAAGTTTAAAGCAGAATTATTAGACTGTTTAGCAAAAATAAAAAAACAAGAGAAACATGTTAGTAAAATGGAAAGTAAAGCTTATATTCATTCGATAAATATATTACGTAGAAATCCAGGAGCAAAGGCTAAAAAGTATGAGGAAGCTATGAAAGAAGTAAAAGATCTTGAGAAAAGACCAGATATTTAA
- a CDS encoding MarR family winged helix-turn-helix transcriptional regulator, which translates to MKDDKDKVFKLSEGLAEFVFRFYGELQESSHEVGKVKVNSHSFNILLSLNRQKDKMLSMSKISNYLQTTKQQLSKLLNDLEDNGYIERIRYKTDRRNVYVKLTEYGMKYLFNLKEAFAEKLDCEISKYSNDDIDILSDVIIKLNLLFQKHQGV; encoded by the coding sequence ATGAAGGACGATAAAGATAAGGTATTTAAATTATCTGAAGGATTGGCAGAGTTTGTTTTTAGATTTTATGGTGAATTACAGGAGTCATCACATGAAGTAGGAAAAGTAAAAGTTAATTCACATTCTTTTAATATTTTGCTAAGTTTAAATAGACAGAAAGATAAAATGTTATCAATGAGTAAAATATCTAATTATCTACAAACTACGAAACAGCAGTTATCGAAATTACTTAATGATCTAGAAGATAATGGATATATTGAGCGTATTAGATATAAAACAGATAGAAGAAATGTTTATGTAAAGTTAACAGAGTATGGAATGAAGTATTTGTTTAATTTAAAAGAAGCTTTTGCAGAAAAGTTGGATTGTGAGATATCTAAATATTCTAATGATGATATAGATATATTATCAGATGTAATTATAAAATTAAATTTATTATTTCAAAAACATCAGGGGGTATAG
- a CDS encoding cupin domain-containing protein — MKEVEVLKSAENYSVGNIGKFGELGQYEYYHPLTKFNIPGKVFVGESLDMTSIEMSVQLLKAGGEIPFDHKHKTNEEIYVVIKGNGEFIVDDERIPVKEGSVIRIGTKAKRRWRNNSDSDLIVMVIQGKERSLVNYNVSDGYME; from the coding sequence ATGAAAGAGGTTGAAGTATTAAAAAGTGCTGAAAATTATTCAGTTGGCAATATAGGAAAATTTGGTGAATTAGGGCAATATGAATATTATCATCCACTTACCAAGTTTAATATACCAGGAAAAGTTTTTGTGGGGGAATCATTAGATATGACTTCAATTGAAATGTCAGTTCAGTTATTAAAAGCTGGCGGTGAAATACCTTTTGATCATAAGCATAAAACTAATGAAGAAATATACGTTGTTATAAAAGGAAATGGTGAATTTATAGTAGATGATGAGAGAATACCAGTTAAAGAAGGTTCTGTTATTAGAATTGGTACCAAAGCTAAAAGGAGATGGAGAAACAATTCTGATAGTGATTTAATAGTTATGGTAATACAAGGAAAAGAGAGATCATTAGTAAATTATAATGTTTCTGATGGATATATGGAATGA
- a CDS encoding TetR/AcrR family transcriptional regulator, translated as MVDITKGEKSKGRIIECAAELFLKNGYNNTGIKEILQETQLPKGSFYYHFKSKKDLAIEVADYYKSKIGSWILRISEDKTWNDFIDNLIEDIISDAKEGNYYGCPFATIASEMAFLDPEMVQSYSMPMMNLISVFSMVLEFSGISKEQVESDAKKAFALFEGYVMYYRVTKDIEILETLREQLKNIY; from the coding sequence ATGGTAGATATTACAAAGGGAGAGAAAAGTAAAGGGAGAATTATTGAATGTGCCGCAGAATTATTTTTAAAAAATGGATATAACAATACAGGTATAAAAGAGATTTTACAAGAAACACAATTACCAAAAGGTTCATTCTACTATCACTTTAAAAGTAAAAAGGATTTGGCTATTGAAGTAGCAGATTACTATAAAAGTAAAATAGGTAGCTGGATTTTGAGAATTTCAGAAGATAAAACATGGAACGATTTTATAGATAACCTAATAGAAGATATTATAAGTGATGCTAAAGAGGGAAATTATTATGGTTGTCCATTTGCAACAATAGCATCAGAAATGGCTTTTCTTGATCCAGAGATGGTACAATCATATTCTATGCCGATGATGAATCTAATATCAGTTTTTTCAATGGTATTAGAGTTCTCAGGTATATCAAAAGAACAAGTAGAAAGTGATGCAAAAAAAGCATTTGCATTATTTGAGGGTTATGTAATGTATTATAGGGTTACTAAGGATATCGAAATATTAGAAACATTAAGAGAGCAATTAAAAAATATATATTAG
- a CDS encoding sensor histidine kinase, producing MNKENPKKKVTSIAIKLNSSFVRKLFAKFLIIDIFILIVIVGYYLKIQEVNYYGEFISNAERVTDFFPIETATYTVTWDDGKTMVKDISSFLLILKQIFIKIIGFQGILIIYEIIFGTSKIRKKLKPLDDIAETASRLSELAFNEEKVQSLEEAISKISPVVSNEKISTGDSELHGLEVAINNLLDRMRESYRQQARFVSDASHELRTPISVIQGYANMLDRWGKEDEKVLDESINAIKSEAENMKNLVEQLLFLARGANGKTKLSYKKFILNNMIQEVVEESKMIDKNHIYTYENSENIEVYGDEAFLKQTIRILIENAMKYTGKGEVIKLKTGINEKGEPYFAVQDNGIGMEEEEVTHIFERFYRADTVRDRKEGGTGLGLSIAKWIIDNHNGYFSVLSRKDIGTRITVYLPMLSKERE from the coding sequence ATGAATAAAGAAAACCCTAAAAAGAAAGTAACATCTATTGCTATAAAACTAAATTCTAGTTTTGTAAGAAAGCTATTTGCAAAATTTCTTATAATAGATATATTTATACTAATTGTTATAGTAGGCTATTATTTAAAAATACAAGAAGTGAACTATTATGGTGAATTTATATCGAATGCAGAAAGAGTGACTGATTTTTTTCCTATAGAGACAGCTACATATACTGTTACTTGGGATGATGGAAAAACTATGGTAAAGGATATTAGTAGTTTTTTATTAATATTAAAACAAATATTTATTAAGATTATAGGTTTTCAAGGAATATTAATAATTTATGAAATTATTTTTGGTACAAGCAAAATAAGAAAAAAGCTTAAGCCTCTTGATGATATTGCGGAAACAGCAAGTAGGCTTAGTGAGTTGGCTTTTAATGAAGAAAAGGTACAAAGTTTAGAAGAAGCTATTTCTAAAATAAGTCCTGTAGTATCAAATGAGAAAATAAGCACTGGAGATAGCGAATTACACGGATTGGAAGTTGCTATAAACAATTTACTTGATAGAATGAGAGAATCTTATAGACAACAAGCAAGATTCGTTTCGGATGCTTCTCATGAATTGAGAACTCCAATATCTGTAATACAGGGATATGCAAATATGCTAGACCGATGGGGAAAAGAAGATGAAAAGGTCCTCGATGAATCTATTAATGCAATAAAAAGTGAAGCGGAAAATATGAAAAACTTGGTGGAACAATTATTGTTTTTAGCTAGGGGAGCTAATGGAAAAACTAAGCTTAGCTATAAAAAGTTCATATTAAATAATATGATACAGGAAGTAGTAGAAGAATCTAAAATGATTGATAAAAATCATATTTATACTTATGAAAATTCAGAAAACATTGAAGTTTATGGTGATGAAGCTTTTCTTAAGCAGACAATTCGTATATTAATAGAGAATGCTATGAAGTATACAGGAAAAGGGGAAGTAATAAAATTAAAGACAGGTATTAATGAAAAAGGAGAACCTTATTTTGCAGTACAGGACAATGGTATAGGTATGGAAGAAGAAGAGGTAACACACATATTTGAACGATTTTATAGAGCGGATACTGTGAGAGATAGAAAAGAGGGAGGTACTGGTCTTGGATTATCTATCGCTAAGTGGATTATAGATAATCATAATGGATATTTTTCTGTACTTAGTAGAAAAGATATTGGAACTAGAATCACTGTATATTTACCAATGTTATCAAAGGAGAGGGAGTAA
- a CDS encoding response regulator transcription factor: MTKILIIEDEEKIARFTELELVHEGYEVVKSNNGRDGLEIVENDNIDLVLLDIMIPEINGLEVLRRIRKFSELPVIMLTARDAVMDKVSGLDAGADDYITKPFAIEELLARIRTALKRKVVVKEEKKDVIACGDLLLDKSRHKVTFRDNEIELTKREFDLLQTLIENKNIVLTRDVLMEKVCGYDYFGETNVIDVYIRYLRAKIDDVFNKKMIHTVRGVGYVIKDE; encoded by the coding sequence ATGACTAAAATTTTAATAATTGAAGATGAGGAGAAGATTGCAAGATTTACTGAGTTAGAATTGGTTCATGAAGGGTATGAAGTAGTAAAATCAAATAATGGACGAGATGGGCTAGAAATAGTGGAAAATGACAATATTGATTTAGTGCTTCTTGATATAATGATACCAGAAATTAATGGACTAGAGGTTTTGCGTAGAATAAGGAAGTTTTCAGAGTTGCCAGTTATAATGTTGACTGCGAGAGATGCTGTAATGGATAAAGTTTCAGGTCTAGACGCTGGTGCTGATGATTATATAACGAAACCTTTTGCTATAGAGGAATTATTAGCGAGGATAAGAACAGCACTTAAGAGAAAAGTTGTAGTTAAGGAAGAGAAGAAGGATGTAATCGCTTGTGGGGATTTATTATTAGATAAAAGTAGACATAAGGTAACCTTTAGAGATAATGAGATAGAATTAACAAAAAGAGAGTTTGATTTATTGCAAACATTAATAGAAAATAAGAATATAGTTTTGACGAGAGATGTGTTGATGGAAAAAGTTTGTGGATATGATTATTTTGGTGAGACAAATGTAATAGATGTTTATATAAGGTATCTAAGAGCAAAAATAGATGATGTATTTAATAAAAAAATGATACATACAGTGCGTGGTGTGGGGTATGTAATAAAGGATGAATAA
- a CDS encoding DUF4342 domain-containing protein, which produces MDDFSIVEKLKDKTNISYEEAKEALEKSNWDILDAMVFLEEKKKIEAPSVSVYFTNNSNISEEKNHDDEKIEESNIKRRSNGIFEFICDVIDKCNNTFLVIKKREKLILKLPMTAIILLMLFSFGTLVILYIVALFFEIDFSIASKDVKTDKVNNVFNEISKYAKEIKNLLKKGKKND; this is translated from the coding sequence ATGGATGATTTTTCGATTGTAGAGAAGCTTAAAGATAAAACTAATATTAGCTATGAGGAAGCAAAGGAAGCATTAGAGAAGTCCAATTGGGATATTCTTGATGCAATGGTGTTTTTAGAAGAAAAAAAGAAAATAGAAGCACCTTCTGTAAGCGTATATTTTACAAACAACAGTAATATAAGTGAAGAAAAGAATCATGATGATGAAAAAATAGAAGAAAGTAATATTAAAAGAAGGTCTAATGGAATATTTGAATTTATATGTGATGTTATAGATAAATGTAACAACACTTTTCTTGTAATAAAGAAAAGAGAAAAGTTAATACTTAAACTTCCTATGACAGCAATCATATTACTTATGTTATTCAGTTTTGGAACACTTGTAATTTTATATATAGTGGCACTTTTTTTTGAAATAGATTTTTCAATAGCAAGTAAAGATGTTAAAACAGATAAAGTTAATAATGTTTTTAATGAGATATCAAAGTATGCAAAGGAAATAAAGAATTTATTAAAGAAAGGAAAGAAAAATGACTAA
- a CDS encoding DUF4342 domain-containing protein, protein MERKEMIEKLMNKANVSYEKAEEALEKCNWDMLDAIIYLEREKIEKEESKAVVCVPEVHKENEGHDGLGRLLGRIFKFIGKIIRKGNVNYFHINKEGKEPIKISITISTVLLILAFWPVMILLIIGLFSGYKYSIKGKDIKCNEVNNVFNKASEAADSIKNNFNEGYKN, encoded by the coding sequence ATGGAAAGAAAAGAAATGATTGAAAAGTTAATGAATAAGGCTAATGTGTCTTATGAAAAAGCAGAGGAAGCATTAGAAAAATGTAATTGGGATATGCTAGATGCGATAATTTATTTAGAAAGAGAGAAAATAGAAAAAGAGGAAAGTAAAGCTGTAGTATGTGTGCCAGAGGTACACAAGGAAAATGAAGGACATGATGGGTTAGGGAGACTTCTAGGAAGAATATTTAAATTTATAGGTAAGATAATTAGAAAAGGTAATGTAAATTACTTCCATATAAATAAAGAAGGTAAGGAACCTATAAAGATATCTATTACAATATCTACAGTATTACTGATACTTGCATTTTGGCCTGTGATGATACTTCTTATAATTGGATTATTCTCAGGATATAAGTACTCAATTAAAGGAAAAGATATTAAATGCAATGAAGTAAATAATGTCTTTAATAAAGCATCAGAAGCTGCTGATAGCATTAAAAATAATTTTAATGAAGGATATAAAAATTGA
- a CDS encoding nucleotidyltransferase family protein, producing the protein MIPFIEEIEDIKNQLIKLYNPSKIILFGSCAKGIAKKDSDIDLCVIGDYDNKKNRLMDMLINIESYRDIDFILYRETEWIKYIQDTATFASLINREGVVLYG; encoded by the coding sequence ATGATTCCATTTATTGAGGAAATAGAAGATATTAAAAATCAATTAATTAAACTCTATAATCCAAGTAAAATAATACTTTTCGGATCATGTGCTAAAGGAATTGCAAAAAAAGATAGCGATATTGATTTATGTGTAATAGGCGACTATGATAATAAAAAAAATAGACTAATGGATATGCTTATAAATATAGAATCTTATAGAGATATTGATTTTATATTATATAGAGAAACTGAATGGATTAAATATATTCAAGATACAGCAACTTTTGCATCATTAATAAATAGAGAAGGAGTAGTACTATATGGTTGA
- a CDS encoding class I SAM-dependent methyltransferase: MVYRQTAIYKFLYYCNERNLEKIVVDCGAGGSMPPLGIFYTEGYKTIGIEMDDNQIALSKAFEKENNMNLNIIKGDMRKLPFNDCEIPYIYSFGSIFHMTKKDIKIAINEIKRVMIDDGLCYINFLSKEDFRYGEGKKIGDGEYIQEEGGNKVIHSYFDDDEVKEYFNDMTIIYKENRIYERIYNGEMIRQGAIDYIVRK; the protein is encoded by the coding sequence ATGGTATATAGGCAAACAGCAATATATAAATTTCTTTATTATTGTAATGAACGTAATTTAGAAAAAATAGTAGTAGATTGTGGAGCGGGGGGAAGTATGCCTCCACTTGGTATTTTTTATACTGAAGGATATAAAACAATAGGTATTGAAATGGATGATAACCAAATCGCTCTTTCTAAAGCTTTTGAAAAGGAAAATAATATGAATTTAAATATAATTAAAGGTGATATGCGAAAACTTCCATTTAATGATTGTGAGATTCCATATATATATTCCTTTGGTTCTATATTTCATATGACGAAGAAGGATATAAAAATTGCTATTAATGAGATTAAAAGAGTAATGATAGATGATGGGTTATGTTATATAAATTTTTTATCAAAAGAAGATTTCAGATACGGTGAAGGCAAAAAAATTGGTGATGGAGAATACATACAAGAAGAAGGAGGTAATAAAGTAATACATTCATATTTTGACGATGATGAAGTAAAAGAATATTTTAATGATATGACTATTATATATAAAGAAAATAGGATATATGAGAGAATATATAATGGTGAAATGATAAGACAAGGAGCCATAGATTATATAGTAAGAAAATAA